One segment of Nostoc piscinale CENA21 DNA contains the following:
- a CDS encoding extracellular solute-binding protein → MDRRSFLLSISGLALSQLLVGCENKNQTKLSVHLLKNSIPAQVVDQFSKFLQPKPKLKFSPVEQIQNLYQQLQRWQESPKTNDKQNWMRWVPFINSQTTNVVDLVSLGDYWLKSAIEQKLIQPLEAAEVQQLKSWSNLDERWRQLVTRNDQGNLDPQGKVWAAPYRWGSTVIVYDRQKFRELGWQPQNWSDLWRDGLRSQISLLDNPREVIGLVLKKLGQSYNTENLDTVPNLEKELQTLNQQVKFYSSNNYLEPLITGDTWLAVGWSSDILPILSRYPQLNVVIPKSGTAIWADLWVRPTKANKNEISSKWIDFCLQQEIAKQITTKTRTNSPIISDITITNIAEPIRGLLQTNQQIFPKSEFLLPFSTSTEKQYDSLFTKIKTS, encoded by the coding sequence ATGGATCGACGCTCATTTTTACTCAGTATAAGTGGATTGGCACTGTCGCAACTGCTGGTGGGTTGTGAAAATAAAAACCAAACCAAACTCAGCGTTCACTTATTGAAAAACTCTATTCCTGCTCAAGTAGTTGATCAATTTAGCAAATTTTTGCAGCCAAAGCCAAAGTTAAAATTTTCTCCAGTTGAGCAAATTCAAAATTTATATCAACAATTGCAACGTTGGCAAGAATCACCAAAAACCAACGATAAACAAAATTGGATGCGCTGGGTTCCATTTATTAATTCGCAAACAACTAATGTAGTAGACTTGGTAAGTTTGGGAGATTACTGGCTAAAAAGTGCCATTGAACAAAAATTAATTCAACCCCTAGAAGCAGCAGAAGTCCAACAATTAAAATCTTGGTCTAATTTGGATGAAAGATGGCGACAATTAGTAACTCGCAATGATCAAGGAAACTTAGATCCTCAAGGAAAAGTCTGGGCTGCGCCTTATCGTTGGGGTAGTACAGTAATTGTATACGATCGCCAGAAATTTCGAGAATTAGGCTGGCAACCCCAAAACTGGAGTGATTTATGGCGGGATGGGTTGCGATCGCAAATTTCTTTACTAGATAATCCTAGAGAAGTAATCGGTCTAGTCTTGAAAAAACTCGGACAATCTTACAACACAGAAAATCTCGACACCGTACCCAACCTGGAAAAAGAACTGCAAACCTTAAACCAACAAGTAAAATTTTACAGTTCTAACAACTACCTCGAACCTTTAATTACAGGAGACACTTGGTTAGCCGTTGGTTGGTCAAGTGATATATTACCAATCTTGTCACGTTATCCCCAACTTAATGTAGTCATCCCCAAATCTGGAACAGCCATTTGGGCAGATTTATGGGTACGCCCCACTAAAGCCAACAAAAACGAAATCTCATCCAAATGGATTGATTTTTGTTTGCAACAAGAAATCGCCAAACAAATCACTACCAAAACAAGAACCAATTCCCCAATTATTTCTGATATTACAATTACTAATATTGCAGAACCAATACGCGGTTTATTACAAACAAATCAGCAAATTTTTCCGAAAAGTGAATTTTTGCTCCCATTTTCAACATCAACAGAAAAACAGTATGACTCTCTGTTTACCAAAATCAAGACAAGTTAA
- a CDS encoding dienelactone hydrolase family protein has protein sequence MQITKRNVELRVDDSLMRVYVASPKPAGTYPGILFYSDIYQLGSPMIRLVNYLAGFGYVVAAPEIFHRIEPIGAVIEPDDLGRMRGNDDARRTAIAEYDADCRAVIDFLKADAAVNPDKIGTLGFCIGGHLSFRAAFQPEIKAAVCCYPTGISSGKLGQGIADTIQRVSEITGELLLILGTLDPHIPESDRHTLIKAITEANIPHQVFLYEAEHTFMRDDGYRYDAVAATSAWSEIITFLAKIFP, from the coding sequence GTGCAAATCACTAAGCGCAATGTCGAGTTAAGGGTTGATGATAGCTTAATGCGGGTGTATGTCGCCTCTCCCAAGCCAGCCGGAACTTACCCAGGCATTTTGTTTTACAGTGATATTTATCAATTAGGTAGTCCGATGATTCGCTTAGTCAACTACCTAGCAGGGTTTGGTTATGTTGTCGCCGCACCCGAAATTTTTCATCGCATTGAACCCATTGGTGCAGTCATTGAGCCAGATGATTTGGGGAGAATGCGGGGTAATGATGATGCACGCAGAACGGCGATCGCAGAGTATGATGCAGATTGTCGGGCTGTGATTGATTTTCTCAAAGCCGACGCTGCGGTTAACCCCGATAAAATTGGTACCCTTGGCTTTTGCATCGGCGGACATTTATCTTTTCGCGCCGCCTTCCAACCTGAAATCAAAGCTGCTGTCTGCTGTTACCCGACTGGTATCTCTAGTGGCAAACTTGGTCAAGGAATAGCAGATACGATTCAGAGAGTGAGTGAAATTACAGGCGAATTACTGCTGATACTTGGTACTCTTGACCCTCACATTCCCGAAAGCGATCGCCATACATTAATTAAAGCAATTACAGAAGCCAATATACCTCATCAAGTATTTTTATACGAAGCCGAACATACATTTATGCGAGATGATGGTTATCGCTACGACGCTGTTGCAGCTACCTCCGCTTGGTCAGAAATCATCACTTTCTTAGCCAAAATTTTTCCCTAA
- a CDS encoding CHAT domain-containing tetratricopeptide repeat protein yields MKKLFSAINAAGMCLTPWMIAGAMTTGLLLSMPVAGIAQQQTPAYSAEEQAALQEADELNEQVVKLYQQGKYITATPLAERALAIREKVLGKEHLDVATSLNDLAELYREQGKYQQAEPLYYRSLSILEKLLGNSHPFVAQSLNNLALLYQTQGNYQQAEPLYLRSLAIREKILGKVHPNVAQSLNNLAILYQAQGKYQQAEPLYLRSLAIYEKVLGKVHPFVATNLNNLALLYQTQGNYQQAEPLYLRSLAIREKVLGKVHPDVAQSLNNLAILYQAQGKYQQAEPLYLRSLAIYEKVLGKVHPLVATNLNNLATVYKEQGNYQQAEPLYLRSLAIREKLLGNVHPDVAQSLNNLAELYRVQGNYQKAEPLYVRSLAIHEKVLSKVHPLVGTSLNNLALLYEAQDNINRATDFFRRALEVHTQNLNLIFAVGSEQRKQSYVKIFSSTTDIIVSRSLQQAPKNSAAASLALTTVLRRKGLVLDAVADSIQILRSKLNSSPETQKLFTQWLQVQQQLSALIYSQSEKQTTNPKAQLEQLEAQREKLEAAISSKSAEFRQQTQPVELTAIQAKIPQDAALVEIVQYRPFNTKAKTEAQNFGKPRYAAAVLRFKGEPKWVDLGEAAEIDKLAIDFRAALATGRPYKKLARTLDEKLIAPIRPLLGDANHILISPDGQLTLIPFEVLKDEQDKFLIQRYAFSYLTSGRDLLHFQSNVNNASAPVVLADIDYNNQTQTVASAKTTNVRGTENRRSGELATLEFPPLENTKEEAAAIKKVLPNAKLLLGKDATETAVKQLHSPSILHLATHGFFIADVEQNFNASADFELTPRQPKILEVENPLLRSGLALAGANKRNQVKKGSDDGVLTALEVAGLDLRSNQLVVLSACETGKGDVKVGDGVYGLRRALVIAGSQTQVLSLWLVDDAATKELMVKYYQNLQAGKGRHEALRAAQLDLLNSQEYSEPQFWAAFVPSGNWTPLNGK; encoded by the coding sequence GTGAAAAAGTTATTCAGTGCGATTAATGCTGCGGGTATGTGTCTTACACCTTGGATGATAGCAGGTGCAATGACAACGGGGTTATTGTTAAGTATGCCAGTCGCAGGCATAGCGCAACAGCAAACTCCTGCATATTCAGCCGAGGAGCAAGCAGCTTTACAGGAAGCGGATGAACTAAATGAACAGGTAGTCAAGTTATACCAACAAGGTAAATATATTACTGCTACTCCCTTAGCAGAACGCGCATTGGCTATTAGAGAGAAGGTGCTGGGAAAAGAGCATCTCGATGTCGCCACTAGCTTGAATGATTTGGCTGAACTGTATCGCGAACAAGGGAAATATCAACAAGCCGAACCTCTGTATTATCGCTCCCTGTCTATCTTAGAAAAGCTACTGGGTAACTCACATCCCTTTGTTGCCCAAAGCTTGAATAATTTGGCACTACTGTACCAAACTCAGGGTAATTATCAACAGGCGGAACCTTTGTATCTCCGCTCTCTAGCTATTAGAGAAAAAATACTAGGTAAAGTTCATCCCAATGTTGCTCAAAGTTTGAATAATTTGGCAATACTGTACCAAGCACAAGGGAAATATCAACAGGCGGAACCTTTGTATCTCCGTTCCCTGGCTATCTATGAGAAGGTACTGGGAAAAGTTCATCCTTTTGTTGCCACTAACTTAAATAATTTGGCACTACTGTATCAAACGCAGGGGAATTATCAACAGGCAGAACCTTTGTATCTCCGCTCTCTAGCTATTAGAGAAAAAGTACTGGGTAAAGTTCATCCCGATGTTGCCCAAAGTTTGAATAATTTGGCAATACTGTACCAAGCACAAGGGAAATATCAACAGGCGGAACCTTTGTATCTCCGTTCCTTGGCTATCTATGAGAAGGTACTGGGAAAAGTTCATCCTCTTGTTGCCACTAACTTAAATAATTTAGCTACTGTTTATAAGGAACAAGGGAATTATCAACAGGCAGAACCTTTGTATCTCCGCTCCTTGGCTATTAGAGAAAAACTATTGGGAAATGTTCATCCTGATGTTGCCCAAAGCTTGAACAATTTGGCAGAACTGTATCGAGTACAAGGAAATTATCAAAAAGCAGAACCTCTTTATGTTCGCTCTCTTGCTATTCATGAGAAGGTACTGAGTAAAGTTCATCCTCTTGTCGGCACTAGCTTGAACAATTTAGCTTTACTGTATGAAGCTCAAGATAATATCAACCGTGCTACAGATTTCTTTCGTCGTGCGCTAGAAGTTCATACCCAAAATCTGAATTTGATTTTTGCTGTTGGCTCAGAACAGAGAAAACAAAGCTACGTGAAGATTTTTTCTAGTACGACGGATATTATCGTTTCTCGTTCCCTACAACAAGCCCCCAAAAATTCAGCCGCCGCATCTTTAGCTTTAACTACTGTACTCCGTCGCAAAGGGCTGGTGTTAGATGCCGTAGCTGACAGCATCCAAATACTACGCTCTAAACTCAACAGCAGCCCCGAAACTCAAAAATTATTCACTCAATGGCTGCAAGTACAGCAGCAACTCTCCGCATTAATATACTCCCAGTCAGAAAAACAAACCACTAACCCGAAAGCTCAACTAGAACAACTGGAAGCACAAAGAGAAAAATTAGAAGCCGCAATTAGTAGTAAAAGTGCTGAGTTCCGTCAGCAAACCCAACCAGTAGAATTAACTGCCATTCAAGCCAAAATCCCCCAAGATGCAGCCTTGGTAGAAATTGTGCAGTATCGACCATTCAACACCAAAGCCAAAACAGAGGCTCAGAATTTCGGTAAACCGCGTTATGCGGCGGCGGTATTACGCTTTAAAGGTGAGCCGAAGTGGGTTGATTTAGGTGAAGCGGCAGAAATTGATAAGTTAGCCATTGATTTTCGTGCAGCGTTAGCCACAGGAAGACCATATAAAAAACTCGCCCGTACTTTAGATGAGAAATTAATCGCACCCATTCGTCCTTTATTGGGTGATGCAAATCATATTTTAATCTCGCCTGATGGGCAATTAACATTAATTCCCTTTGAAGTATTAAAGGATGAGCAAGATAAATTTCTGATTCAACGTTATGCTTTTTCTTATCTCACCAGTGGAAGGGATTTGTTGCATTTTCAATCAAATGTTAACAATGCTTCTGCGCCTGTGGTATTGGCAGATATTGACTACAACAACCAAACACAAACTGTAGCTTCTGCTAAAACAACTAATGTCCGAGGTACTGAAAATCGCCGTTCTGGTGAATTAGCTACTTTGGAATTTCCACCATTAGAGAATACTAAAGAGGAAGCAGCAGCGATTAAAAAAGTTTTACCAAATGCTAAGTTACTGTTAGGTAAAGATGCAACGGAAACGGCTGTTAAACAATTACATAGTCCCAGCATTTTACATTTGGCGACTCACGGTTTCTTCATCGCTGATGTTGAACAAAATTTCAACGCCTCAGCAGATTTTGAATTAACACCACGTCAACCGAAGATTCTAGAAGTAGAAAACCCGTTATTGCGTTCGGGGTTGGCGTTGGCTGGTGCAAACAAACGCAATCAAGTTAAAAAAGGTAGTGATGATGGTGTGTTGACGGCGTTGGAGGTAGCTGGTTTAGATTTGCGTTCTAATCAATTAGTTGTGCTTTCGGCTTGCGAAACTGGTAAAGGTGATGTGAAAGTAGGCGATGGGGTTTATGGTTTGCGTCGGGCTTTAGTAATTGCTGGTTCACAAACTCAAGTTTTGAGTCTGTGGCTGGTGGATGATGCGGCGACGAAGGAATTGATGGTGAAGTATTACCAGAATTTACAAGCTGGGAAGGGGAGACATGAAGCTTTGCGGGCTGCACAGTTGGATTTGCTCAATAGTCAAGAGTATAGCGAACCGCAATTTTGGGCGGCGTTTGTTCCTTCTGGTAATTGGACTCCGTTGAATGGGAAGTAG
- a CDS encoding Crp/Fnr family transcriptional regulator → MGDRYSLQEEPFHPWIRTAPFFQGLPESVVEPALIHLVTRTHPANQVILLENDWGGSVYFIFEGWVKIRTYNLEGKEVTLNILGKGELFGEMAALDEVPRSTDVITLTTTVIGSLPAQDFVKLLQIEPLAGVRLSKLMARRLRQVNRRLRLRESDSQSRVADTLLFLAEGQGKRAQTGTEIPNLPHRELSSLSGLARETVTRVLTRLEKKGLIQRDQETICIPDVSALERLIV, encoded by the coding sequence ATGGGAGACAGATATAGCTTGCAAGAAGAACCTTTTCACCCGTGGATCAGAACGGCTCCCTTTTTTCAAGGGTTGCCAGAATCTGTTGTTGAACCAGCCCTTATCCATCTTGTGACGCGGACACACCCAGCAAATCAAGTGATTTTGTTGGAAAATGACTGGGGTGGTTCTGTATATTTTATATTTGAAGGTTGGGTAAAAATTCGTACTTATAATTTGGAGGGTAAAGAAGTAACTCTCAATATTTTAGGTAAAGGCGAATTATTTGGCGAAATGGCGGCTTTAGATGAAGTGCCTCGTTCTACCGATGTAATTACCCTCACCACTACTGTTATTGGTAGTTTGCCGGCTCAAGATTTTGTCAAGTTACTCCAAATCGAACCATTAGCAGGTGTAAGATTATCCAAGTTGATGGCTAGGCGTTTGCGCCAAGTCAACCGTCGTTTGCGGCTGAGAGAATCTGATAGTCAATCGCGGGTAGCTGATACTTTGTTATTCTTAGCTGAAGGTCAGGGAAAACGAGCGCAAACAGGAACAGAAATTCCGAATCTACCTCATCGAGAATTAAGTAGTTTAAGTGGGTTGGCGCGAGAAACAGTGACAAGAGTCTTAACTAGGTTAGAAAAGAAAGGGCTAATTCAACGGGATCAAGAAACTATTTGTATTCCTGATGTGTCAGCCCTGGAAAGATTGATTGTATAA
- a CDS encoding DUF2232 domain-containing protein encodes MSIIDSLPDEPEESLSSVSLPPNPEELPQNHSQLHPPQLKAAAPLRMVETAFLASTASLIWFINFYFPLGPVLRIFFPVPIALVYLRWGHRASWMAAVTSGLLLSVLMGPVRSLLFVIPFALMGVLLGATWHRRVPWIVSITLATLLGTLGFFFRMWLLSVLSGEDLWIYLINQVTEITEWIFLKLGLLNSPSVFLIQIGALALVVINNFIYLFVVHLAAWLLLDRLGNPIPRPPRWVQVMMDYEG; translated from the coding sequence ATGAGTATTATAGATTCTCTGCCCGATGAGCCAGAGGAAAGCTTATCTTCTGTGTCTTTACCACCTAACCCAGAGGAGTTACCCCAAAACCACAGCCAATTACACCCTCCCCAACTCAAAGCCGCAGCACCTTTACGGATGGTAGAAACAGCATTTTTAGCCAGTACTGCCAGTTTAATTTGGTTTATTAATTTTTATTTTCCTTTGGGGCCAGTCTTGCGGATATTTTTTCCTGTACCGATCGCTCTAGTTTACCTGCGTTGGGGACACAGAGCATCATGGATGGCGGCTGTTACTTCTGGCTTGTTGTTATCGGTGCTGATGGGGCCTGTTCGCAGTCTATTATTTGTCATACCTTTTGCGCTCATGGGCGTACTGTTAGGCGCAACTTGGCATCGTCGAGTTCCTTGGATTGTGTCTATCACTTTAGCTACGTTATTAGGCACTTTGGGCTTCTTTTTTCGGATGTGGTTGCTGTCTGTCTTATCCGGGGAAGATTTATGGATTTACTTAATTAATCAAGTTACAGAAATTACTGAATGGATATTTCTCAAACTCGGATTGTTAAACAGTCCCAGCGTATTTTTGATTCAAATCGGGGCTTTAGCCTTGGTGGTTATTAATAACTTTATTTATTTATTTGTTGTACATCTGGCTGCATGGCTACTACTAGATCGTTTGGGCAATCCTATTCCCCGTCCGCCACGCTGGGTACAAGTCATGATGGATTATGAAGGGTAG
- the cobT gene encoding nicotinate mononucleotide-dependent phosphoribosyltransferase CobT: protein MIRIYTQIEQGKTWIAKYSGCLPVFACVLGFTETALIPGISAAGRTPEDRKYTACADAEFLYYGAGHKPQYSLPPLTAGASPVLISRAVVEGLKIPVRLFNAGLSLFPAVPAIDLGGAPARCLSTGQAMELATVKHLLEQGLIWGDRLAAEVGQSYVILSECVVGGTTTALAVLTALGIDATGKVNSSHPICNHQQKWQVVQSGLQHIPDDADPLKIVAAVGDPMQVVLAGMAIAASRRCGVILAGGTQMLAVYALTTAISQAHNLFWQPAEVIVGTTRWVAEDPTGGTVDLALSLDKSSKHPGTIPPLLSTQLNFANSRYPQLQVYEQGFVKEGVGAGAACIAAYLYQNWQQSQLLAAIEDQFQRLSLSRLHGL, encoded by the coding sequence ATGATTCGGATTTATACTCAAATAGAACAAGGTAAAACCTGGATTGCTAAATATAGTGGTTGTTTACCTGTGTTTGCCTGTGTTTTAGGTTTTACAGAAACTGCTTTAATTCCAGGAATTTCGGCGGCTGGACGCACGCCAGAAGACCGCAAGTATACGGCTTGTGCAGATGCCGAATTTTTATACTATGGTGCTGGACATAAGCCGCAGTATTCTTTACCACCACTGACGGCGGGAGCATCGCCTGTGTTAATTTCTCGCGCTGTGGTGGAAGGACTTAAAATACCTGTGCGTTTGTTTAATGCGGGATTATCTTTGTTTCCGGCTGTACCAGCTATTGATTTGGGTGGTGCGCCTGCTCGGTGTTTAAGTACGGGTCAGGCGATGGAATTAGCCACAGTCAAACACTTGCTAGAACAAGGGCTGATTTGGGGCGATCGCTTGGCGGCTGAAGTTGGACAAAGTTACGTCATTTTGAGTGAATGTGTTGTTGGCGGAACAACAACCGCTTTAGCTGTACTCACTGCGTTAGGTATCGATGCAACGGGTAAAGTTAACAGCAGTCACCCAATTTGTAACCATCAACAAAAATGGCAAGTTGTCCAATCTGGCTTACAACACATTCCTGATGATGCTGATCCGTTAAAAATTGTGGCAGCTGTGGGTGATCCGATGCAAGTGGTATTGGCAGGAATGGCGATCGCAGCTAGTCGTCGTTGTGGAGTAATACTAGCAGGCGGAACACAAATGCTGGCAGTTTACGCTTTAACTACAGCAATTTCCCAAGCACATAACTTATTTTGGCAACCTGCTGAAGTAATTGTCGGTACAACTCGTTGGGTAGCCGAAGACCCCACGGGCGGGACTGTGGATTTAGCCCTCAGCTTAGATAAAAGCAGCAAACATCCAGGTACAATCCCACCCTTACTATCAACACAGCTAAATTTTGCTAATTCTCGTTATCCACAACTCCAAGTTTATGAACAGGGTTTTGTTAAAGAAGGAGTAGGCGCTGGAGCCGCCTGTATAGCAGCTTATCTTTACCAAAATTGGCAACAATCTCAACTTTTAGCAGCTATTGAAGACCAATTCCAACGGCTGAGTCTTTCAAGATTGCATGGGTTATAA
- a CDS encoding efflux RND transporter periplasmic adaptor subunit, protein MKYEMFFLAALLAITGLRAIVLSFFSNSAESTGTITSTIKPIEVETTLTKKAFSLGRTSLNGALEAVETVTITSRVMGQIKTLPVQQGDRVKAGQIIAIIDVRDIEAQRNHTSAVISQVQASVTVATVAETQALANKTQAQAQLNHAEAHYQEAETKLQEAQAQLGEARLNQERMAMLQKAGAVSQLQLDTANTQLALVESRIQQTQAGIEQAKRDIEQAKAAVKQASFQVQQARTRVEQARSQVQQVQAEVKPTIAHLNHSIVTAPFAGVVTKKHIEVGAIASFGQPLVTLESSDRLRFSVVVPKSMMSVVKQKDEVEVHLDTLNRSVRGQINQIILSANPNSPSFTVKIALKNTANLMPRMIGRVELPNESHSAITIPQSALWKRGQLQGVYVVGVNNIAQLRWVKTGKVKDSKVEIIFGLKEQERIITRNIEQLSNGQQVISNFVGNN, encoded by the coding sequence ATGAAATACGAGATGTTTTTTTTAGCAGCCCTTTTAGCAATCACAGGCTTGCGAGCTATCGTGTTATCCTTTTTTTCTAATTCTGCGGAATCTACTGGTACTATAACTAGCACTATCAAACCTATAGAAGTAGAAACGACGCTGACCAAGAAAGCATTCAGTCTGGGTAGAACCTCCTTGAATGGTGCTTTGGAAGCGGTAGAAACCGTTACTATTACCAGCCGCGTTATGGGACAAATTAAAACTTTGCCAGTCCAACAAGGCGACAGAGTTAAAGCAGGTCAAATCATTGCGATTATCGATGTTAGAGATATTGAGGCGCAACGCAATCACACATCGGCTGTGATTTCCCAAGTCCAAGCAAGTGTAACAGTTGCCACTGTCGCCGAAACTCAAGCCCTAGCAAACAAAACTCAGGCACAAGCACAACTCAACCACGCAGAGGCGCATTACCAGGAAGCCGAAACCAAATTACAGGAAGCACAAGCACAACTAGGAGAAGCCCGGTTAAATCAAGAACGTATGGCTATGTTGCAAAAAGCTGGTGCAGTTAGTCAATTACAACTAGATACAGCCAATACACAGTTAGCATTAGTTGAATCTCGCATTCAACAGACACAAGCTGGGATTGAACAAGCCAAGCGGGACATTGAGCAAGCCAAAGCTGCCGTCAAACAGGCAAGTTTCCAAGTCCAACAAGCACGAACAAGAGTAGAACAGGCGCGTTCTCAAGTTCAGCAAGTACAAGCAGAAGTAAAGCCAACGATCGCTCACTTAAACCACAGCATTGTTACAGCACCATTTGCTGGAGTCGTCACAAAGAAACATATAGAAGTAGGTGCAATAGCGAGTTTTGGACAACCTTTAGTAACATTAGAAAGTAGCGATCGCCTGCGCTTTAGTGTTGTTGTACCAAAATCAATGATGTCTGTGGTAAAACAAAAAGATGAAGTAGAAGTGCATCTAGATACTCTCAACCGTTCTGTACGAGGACAGATAAATCAAATTATTCTTTCAGCAAATCCCAACAGCCCTAGTTTTACTGTCAAAATAGCCTTGAAAAATACCGCAAATTTAATGCCAAGAATGATTGGACGAGTGGAACTACCTAATGAAAGTCACTCAGCAATTACAATTCCTCAGAGTGCTTTATGGAAAAGAGGTCAGTTACAAGGAGTCTATGTAGTTGGTGTAAATAACATTGCTCAATTGCGCTGGGTGAAAACAGGCAAAGTAAAAGATAGCAAAGTAGAAATTATTTTTGGGTTAAAAGAGCAAGAAAGAATTATTACCAGAAATATAGAACAATTAAGTAATGGACAACAAGTTATCAGTAATTTTGTGGGAAACAACTGA
- a CDS encoding sensor histidine kinase produces MFSRSRRNLARWFTLSMGSILVLFAAILYFLEAKDQLRAFDQELYNTSQLMAAGVEDGRYQEQQRISLEDVPILGGEALPFNNKIIYARWYTPKKQLLEFFGVIPSEQLNNQLGFQTIKLDDATQKAYQEGDRVSSSIGHSKLLRQLTVPVFQDKQLIGYLEIAASLTPVEETLWSLRLFLIVGVPIALSVIGLTGWFLGGMAMQPIRQSYEQLQRFTADASHELRTPLQAIRNYAQFGLLEPIDPSQQQSSLENIDQLAESMGMLISNLLFLARNEGKLKPEALKLVHLVSWLETLVEEYADSAKAKNLEFTSEFPQQLVMLRINPDLMRQAITNLLNNACRYTPSGGKVHLRVVLVSRWVIIEVQDSGIGIPEADLPHIFERFYRVDSVRSRHTGGFGLGLAIVQQIVQAHGGEIRAVSRLGEGSTFQITLPFTPQSSP; encoded by the coding sequence ATGTTTAGTCGTAGTCGGCGTAATCTAGCTCGCTGGTTTACGCTCTCGATGGGGAGTATTTTAGTGTTATTCGCAGCAATACTTTACTTTTTAGAAGCTAAAGACCAATTGCGGGCATTTGACCAAGAACTTTACAATACAAGTCAGCTGATGGCGGCTGGCGTTGAAGATGGACGTTACCAAGAACAGCAACGCATTAGTCTTGAAGATGTTCCGATCTTGGGCGGTGAAGCTTTACCTTTTAACAACAAAATTATTTATGCTCGTTGGTACACTCCCAAAAAGCAACTACTAGAGTTTTTTGGTGTCATTCCGTCAGAGCAGTTAAATAATCAACTAGGGTTTCAAACAATTAAGTTAGATGATGCTACACAAAAAGCATACCAAGAGGGCGATCGCGTTTCTAGCAGTATTGGTCACAGTAAACTGCTGCGTCAATTAACAGTTCCTGTTTTTCAGGATAAACAATTAATCGGCTATCTGGAAATAGCAGCTTCTCTAACGCCTGTTGAAGAAACTTTATGGTCGCTGAGACTGTTTTTAATAGTAGGTGTACCCATTGCCTTAAGTGTAATTGGTTTGACTGGTTGGTTTCTTGGTGGGATGGCCATGCAGCCAATTCGCCAATCCTACGAGCAATTACAACGTTTTACGGCCGATGCTTCCCATGAGCTACGCACACCGCTTCAAGCAATTCGCAATTATGCTCAGTTTGGTTTGCTCGAACCAATCGACCCTAGTCAACAACAAAGTTCCCTAGAAAATATAGACCAACTTGCGGAATCTATGGGAATGCTGATTAGCAATTTATTATTCTTAGCTCGGAATGAAGGAAAGTTAAAGCCAGAGGCACTTAAGCTTGTCCATTTGGTTAGCTGGCTTGAAACATTAGTAGAAGAATATGCTGACTCAGCCAAGGCAAAAAATTTAGAATTCACCAGCGAATTTCCTCAACAATTGGTCATGTTGAGAATCAATCCAGATTTAATGCGGCAAGCAATTACAAATCTTCTCAATAATGCCTGCCGATACACGCCGTCTGGAGGTAAAGTTCATTTACGAGTTGTTCTTGTATCTCGCTGGGTGATAATTGAAGTCCAGGATAGCGGTATTGGGATTCCAGAGGCAGATTTACCGCATATATTTGAGCGATTTTATCGAGTAGATAGTGTGCGATCGCGCCATACAGGTGGCTTTGGGTTAGGATTAGCGATCGTACAACAGATTGTTCAGGCACATGGGGGAGAAATCAGAGCAGTCAGCCGTTTGGGTGAAGGCTCTACATTTCAAATTACTCTACCATTCACACCTCAATCGTCACCATAA
- a CDS encoding response regulator transcription factor, translating to MRILVVEDDITQLQPLQGALLKVGHIVDAAEDGETALWLMQQTDYDLLILDWMLPKISGISLCQQYRQAGKTSPVLILTAKDAILDKVSALDVGADDYLVKPFSLLELLARVRALGRRAPLWQGDKLELADLQLHLNTLTLKRQEITVQLSGREFQLLEYFLRHPQQVLTHDQIEQALWEWNRQPDSKAITMLVHRLRQRLQLVKAEDWLQTVYGIGYRLVAPESCDR from the coding sequence ATGAGAATCTTAGTTGTAGAGGATGATATCACTCAGTTACAACCACTACAGGGTGCGCTCTTGAAAGTCGGACATATTGTAGATGCGGCTGAAGATGGCGAAACAGCTTTGTGGTTGATGCAACAGACAGATTATGACTTATTAATTTTAGATTGGATGTTACCTAAGATTAGCGGTATTAGTCTGTGTCAACAGTATCGTCAAGCCGGAAAAACCTCTCCAGTACTGATTCTCACAGCTAAGGATGCAATTTTGGATAAAGTATCTGCTTTAGATGTTGGCGCAGATGATTATCTAGTGAAACCGTTTAGTTTACTGGAATTGTTGGCACGAGTCAGAGCATTAGGACGCAGAGCGCCACTTTGGCAAGGTGACAAACTAGAGTTAGCCGACTTACAACTTCATCTCAACACTCTCACCTTAAAACGCCAGGAAATTACAGTCCAGCTATCAGGTCGAGAATTTCAACTACTGGAATACTTTTTGCGACATCCTCAGCAAGTACTAACTCACGATCAAATCGAACAAGCACTTTGGGAGTGGAATAGACAACCAGATAGTAAAGCAATCACGATGTTAGTGCATCGACTACGGCAACGCTTACAGTTGGTGAAAGCAGAAGATTGGCTACAGACTGTTTACGGGATAGGATATCGATTAGTTGCCCCTGAATCATGCGATCGCTAA